The following is a genomic window from Calditrichota bacterium.
ACAAAATAGCGCTGGGTGAAGAAGAAAAGGAGCACAATGGGAAGCATGACGACCACGGCAGCGGCCATCTGGTAGGGCCAGTTGGTGGAATAGATGCTGTGAAACAGGGCAATTCCCACCTCCACCGGCCGCATGTCCATCTGGTTGGTCACAACCAGGGGCCAGAGGAATTCCTTCCACATGCCCATAAACGAAAAAATACCCAGAGTAGCCAGGGCCGGCTTGGAAAGGGGTAAAATAATGCGCCAGTAGATGGTCCAGGTACCGGCGCCGTCGATGCGGGCGGCATCTTCGAGCTCGCGGGGCAGTGTTAAGAAAAACTGCCGCAGCAGGAAAATTCCCCACACGCTGCTGAGAAAGGGGACAATCAGCGCCCAGTACGTGTTCAGCCAGTGGAAAGAATCAACGATCAAATAGGCCGGAATCAGCGTCACGATACCGGGAATCATCAGGGTGGAAAGATAGAGGGTGAAAATTTTGTCGCGGCCGCGGTACTGCAGGCGGGAAAATGAAAAGGCCGCCATTGAGCAAATGAGAAGCTGTCCCGCGACAACAGCTACACTGATAATAAGCGTATTCAGAAAAAACCGGCCGAATGGCAGCATCGTGAGCGCCTCTTTGTAATTGCTCCACAAAAAATGCTCCGGTAAAAATTTGGGCGTGGGACTGTACACCTCCAGCTCATTCATGAAAGACGTCATCAGCATCCAGAAAAAGGGAAGGAGCATGGTACCGGCAAGCAAAACCAAAAAAAGGTAGGTTGCTGTTTTTAGGAGCCTGTTTTTTATTTTTTTTAGTCGTGCATTCATTGATCGACTCGTTTACTGGTTCAATTATTTTTCAGTTTCATTAGACCTTGCTTTTCAATAATTTAAGTCTTTCCCCACCACCTTAAATTGCAGTACCGTTGCAATTAAAATTACCACAAACAAGACCCAGCTCATGGCGGAGGCGTAGCCCATACGCAGGTATTCCCAGGCATTCTGGTAGATGTGGTAAACCACCACGTCGGTGGCGCGGTTGGGTCCTCCCTGCGTCATCACGTACACCGACGTAAACACCTGAAACGAACCGATCACGGAAGTGATTAAAACGAAAAAGGTCGTCGGTTTCAAAAGCGGGAGCGTTACGGCCCAAAAACGCTGCCAGGGAGAGGCCCCGTCGATGATGGCGGCCTCGTACAAATACTCGGGGATTCCCTGAAGACCCGCCAGAAAAATCACCATCTGGTAGCCAATGCCCATCCAGACGGTCATAATCATAATGGAAAGAAGGGCCGTCCGGGGACTGGAAAGCCAGGGAACCGGGCCAAATCCAATCTGTTTTAGAATGAAATTGACCAGTCCGTACTGGGGCTGGTACAGCCACTGCCAGACCAGCGCCACGGCCACAAAAGAAGACACACTGGGTAAAAAGAAAATTGTCCGAAAGAAGTGAATCCCCTTCAAACGCTGATTCATCAGTATGGCCACAAAAAGGGCAACCGCCATCCCCACCGGAACCTGAAGTGTAAAAAGGGCCGTGTTTTTCATCGCCTTCCAGAAGAGGGCATCGCGAAAAAGAGCTGCAAAATTGGCAAACCCCACGAACGGCTTTTCTGGGGAAATTACGTTCCACTGGTGAAAACTCAAATAGAGCGAAAAAAGAAGGGGTACGGCAACAAAAACAAGCAGAATAATCAAAGAGGGCCCCAGAAAAATGTAGCCCTGAAAAAGATGCCGACGTTCCTGTTTGCGGGTGGACAATAGATGCACCAAAATCAGAATCAGCAGGGCGAGCAGAGTACTCCACAAGAAGGTTTGCACCGTGGCATGTCCGGTGTTTGGCAGCCTTGCGGTCCGAAGCCTTTTGGAACGGGCAAGTGTTTGATCCATTTTTTCAGCAGCACGCGTAAACGTCGTATGCAGAGGCTGGTGCCCTATCATAACCTGATCAACCGCATCCCTGGCGATGGTTTCAATCTGACTGAAGGGTTCAACCCGGCTTCCCCAGGGCATGCGGGCATATTGAACATCATTTAAAAAGACCTGCTCAATTCCGTACGGGTCTTCTTCTGCCTGTTCTTTGGCCACGCGACGAATGGCCGGAATGGCAATTCCGCTCTCGGAACGAATGCGGGCAGCCTCCTCACCCGCCAAAAAAATGGCCAGCCGCACCGCCCACTCCCGATGACGAGACACTTTCGGCACACACCACCCGGACTCGTACATCACCGTCACGTGCCTGCCCCCTTTCGGGACAGGAAGCGGCGCCACGCCGATGGAAAGTTTTCCGCTGTCCAGATATTTTTTCAGCGTAGGAATCCACCAGTGGCCGCTTTCCATCATGCCAATTTTGCCCGTGTAAAAAAGGGCGCCCGTTCCCCCTACGGCGGTCAGGTACGATCCAAACGGCGCCACGTGGTATTTGGTGCGAAGATCGATTAAAAATTGAAGCGCCTGTTCCGTTTCGGGGGAATTAAAATAACCCGCCGCCCGTGTACCCTTGGGATTCAATACATCGCCCCCGTTGCTCCACACCCAGGGAATCCAGAGGTAGAGACGGTCGGAAACCACTGTACCGAACTGATCAATCCGCCCGTCACCGTCAAAATCCTTTGTGAGTTTTTGCGAAAGTTTCAGGTAGTCCTCCCAGGTCCAGCCCGGGGCCGGGTAAGACAGCCCGGCGGCATCGAAGAGACGCTTGTTGTAGTACATGACCATCGGGGTGAAATCCTTCGGTAAAGCAAAAAGAGACGAATCCCGCTCGGCTATTTTCAGGACATTGGGAAAATAAACGGACAAATCGATCCCGTGTTTTTTAACATACGGCATGAGATCGACCAACACATTCTGGTTTAAGAAAGCAGGAATAATCGTAGCATCCAGAAGGAAAACATCCGGAGGGGTTCCGGAAGCAATTCCCGTGAGGATCTTTTCCTTGTAGCCGGAAGGAATCGTCTCAACTGAAACCACCACTTCCGGGTGGCGCTTCATGAACTCGGCGGCGATACGGCGTTCCAGCTTCAATTCCCGTGCGCCGGCCCAGTTGGCCACACGAAGAACCGTTTTGGACGCCAAACCATCGGAAAGGGGAACGCCCAGTCCAATGGCCAGCACAAGAACTAAAAGGACTTTTTGACAGAATAAATGACGCATTTTTGAGAAGAGCCCAAACTAAGATTCAAAAGACACCCCCTTAAATTTGGCAAAACTCTTTTAAAAAGTCAAGGAAGGATTTCGCCCGGAACTGTTTGAAGCGTCACACAGGATCCATCCCCAAACCGCCAACTCTGGCCATTGGACATTGTCGTCAATTCAAGGGAACAAAAGCATTTTAAAGCAGACTCCTCAATTTTTTTCAAAAATAATTTAAAATAATATTGAAATGAGAATGAGTTTTATTTATATTCTATATCAGAAAATATAGAATTATCTTGGTCCATCGGTTTTTCAGTGAAAGCTATCCCTTCAGCACATTACCTGCCTTCGTTTATGCCCGTTGGCAGGTATTTCACATCGGGTTGGTTTTCACTTTTTATTGTTGCGTTTATTTGAGGTTCTACTGGAATTTTTGTGAATCTTTTTTCTTGAAACACGAAAAGCATTCTATTTCTGCCCCTCCTCCGGCCCCCTCCCTGAGATCAGGGAGGGGGAGTCAGGGGGTGGGTTCAAAAGGCCCGGTTCTATTTCCAAAGAGAGTGTCTTTTCCATAAAAAAGCCAATAGAACCTTATTTGAAAAACCATGACACACACAAACTTCACGAATGTAATTTCAATAAAATCAATTCGTGAAATTAGTGGGCAAAGGCTTTTTGGAGCAAACACATTAATTGCAGAGATTACAACAAATAGCATTCTCTGCTTTCACAGGAAGAAAGTCTTGCGGGTAATGATGTAAAATTGTAGCAGTCTTATTACTTAAAATCTGAGGTGATATATGAAACGTTTGTTGATTCTTGGAGCCGGAACAGCCGGAACGGTCATGGCCAATCGTCTTTCTCCCGTTCTCGATCCCGAAGAGTGGGAAATTACCATTGTTGACCAGCATGAAGAGCATTACTACCAACCCGGTTTCCTGTTTATCCCATTCGGCATTTACACGAAAGCCGACGTGATCAAACCCAAAAGAGATTACATTCCCCCCGGCGTTAATTTTGTGCTTTCTCCCATTGAAGTGATAGAGCCGGAAAAAAACCGCGTGAAATTGGCGGGTGGGAAAATACTTCCGTACGATCTGCTCATTATTGCGACAGGAACCAAGGTCCATCCGGAAGAAACGGAAGGGATGAAAGACGGAGGGTGGCATCAAAATATTTTTGATTTTTACACCATTGAAGGCACCCTGGCCCTGGCCAATTTTTTGAAATACTGGCAGGGCGGCCGGATGGTGCTCAACATTGTGGAAATGCCCATCAAATGTCCCGTGGCTCCGCTTGAATTTGTTTTTCTGGCGGATTGGTGGTTTACCGAACAGGGTATCCGCGACAAAGTGGAGATTTTTTTCGTCACACCGCTGCCGGGCGCCTTTACCAAACCCCGCGCAGCCAAATACCTGGGCAATTTTCTGGAGAAGAAAAACATCCACCTGATCCCTGATTTCAGCGTCGGAAGGGTGGACAGCACCTCCAACAAGATCATTTCATACGATGACAAGGAAGTGGACTACGATCTGCTGGTCACCATTCCAACCAATATGGGAGATGAACTGATCGCACGTTCAAATATGGGAGACGAACTCAATTTTATCCCGACGCATCCCAACACCCTGCAATCCAAAAACTACGAGAATATTTTTGTTCTTGGCGATGCCACGGATCTTCCCAGTTCCAAAGCGGGCTCTGTAGCCCATTTCGAATCGGAGATTTTATTCGAAAACATTTTGCGCGCCATTGACGGCCGTCCCCTTCTGCCCGAATTTGACGGACATGCCAACTGCTTTATCGAGTCGGGCTTTGGAAAGGGCATCCTCATTGACTTCAATTATGATGTGGAACCCCTCCCCGGAAAGTTTCCTCTCCCGGGAATCGGCCCCTTTTCGTTATTGGAAGAGACCAAAATGAATCACTGGGGCAAGATGTTATTTCGCTGGATGTACTGGAATCTCCTTCTAAAAGGAGCTGAGCTTCCTATTGAGGCACAAATGAACATGGCAGGAAAGAGGAAATAGATTATGAACGATTCCATCGATGAAAAATTAGAGGCGATTGACCAAAAACTGGCCGTACTGACCGAACAATTGGCCATTCAGGCCCGCCGTCAACGGGAAATGCAAGAGTTAAAAGACGATTTGAATCGCATCGTCACCGATATGTTCCAATCCACTGTTGTGGAACTCGAGGAGGTTTCCTCCACTTTCGACATCACGGATTTGCTTTATTTGCTAAAACGCTTGCTGCGAAATGTAAAAAACCTATCGAAAATGCTGGAACAGGTTGAAAGCATGAGCGATCTGTCCCGTGATCTCGTCCCCATCGGAAACCAGGCCTACCTGAATGTGCTGGCCAAACTGGACGAATTGGATCGAAAGGGATATTTCGAGTTTTTTGGGGAGTCGTTGAAGATTGTAGATAACGTGGTAACCTCCTTCACGACAGAGGATGTTCGTCTGCTCAGTGAAAATATTGTTCAGATATTAAATACCGTCAAAAATCTCACGCAGCC
Proteins encoded in this region:
- a CDS encoding carbohydrate ABC transporter permease, producing MNARLKKIKNRLLKTATYLFLVLLAGTMLLPFFWMLMTSFMNELEVYSPTPKFLPEHFLWSNYKEALTMLPFGRFFLNTLIISVAVVAGQLLICSMAAFSFSRLQYRGRDKIFTLYLSTLMIPGIVTLIPAYLIVDSFHWLNTYWALIVPFLSSVWGIFLLRQFFLTLPRELEDAARIDGAGTWTIYWRIILPLSKPALATLGIFSFMGMWKEFLWPLVVTNQMDMRPVEVGIALFHSIYSTNWPYQMAAAVVVMLPIVLLFFFTQRYFV
- a CDS encoding extracellular solute-binding protein, which produces MRHLFCQKVLLVLVLAIGLGVPLSDGLASKTVLRVANWAGARELKLERRIAAEFMKRHPEVVVSVETIPSGYKEKILTGIASGTPPDVFLLDATIIPAFLNQNVLVDLMPYVKKHGIDLSVYFPNVLKIAERDSSLFALPKDFTPMVMYYNKRLFDAAGLSYPAPGWTWEDYLKLSQKLTKDFDGDGRIDQFGTVVSDRLYLWIPWVWSNGGDVLNPKGTRAAGYFNSPETEQALQFLIDLRTKYHVAPFGSYLTAVGGTGALFYTGKIGMMESGHWWIPTLKKYLDSGKLSIGVAPLPVPKGGRHVTVMYESGWCVPKVSRHREWAVRLAIFLAGEEAARIRSESGIAIPAIRRVAKEQAEEDPYGIEQVFLNDVQYARMPWGSRVEPFSQIETIARDAVDQVMIGHQPLHTTFTRAAEKMDQTLARSKRLRTARLPNTGHATVQTFLWSTLLALLILILVHLLSTRKQERRHLFQGYIFLGPSLIILLVFVAVPLLFSLYLSFHQWNVISPEKPFVGFANFAALFRDALFWKAMKNTALFTLQVPVGMAVALFVAILMNQRLKGIHFFRTIFFLPSVSSFVAVALVWQWLYQPQYGLVNFILKQIGFGPVPWLSSPRTALLSIMIMTVWMGIGYQMVIFLAGLQGIPEYLYEAAIIDGASPWQRFWAVTLPLLKPTTFFVLITSVIGSFQVFTSVYVMTQGGPNRATDVVVYHIYQNAWEYLRMGYASAMSWVLFVVILIATVLQFKVVGKDLNY
- a CDS encoding FAD-dependent oxidoreductase, which gives rise to MKRLLILGAGTAGTVMANRLSPVLDPEEWEITIVDQHEEHYYQPGFLFIPFGIYTKADVIKPKRDYIPPGVNFVLSPIEVIEPEKNRVKLAGGKILPYDLLIIATGTKVHPEETEGMKDGGWHQNIFDFYTIEGTLALANFLKYWQGGRMVLNIVEMPIKCPVAPLEFVFLADWWFTEQGIRDKVEIFFVTPLPGAFTKPRAAKYLGNFLEKKNIHLIPDFSVGRVDSTSNKIISYDDKEVDYDLLVTIPTNMGDELIARSNMGDELNFIPTHPNTLQSKNYENIFVLGDATDLPSSKAGSVAHFESEILFENILRAIDGRPLLPEFDGHANCFIESGFGKGILIDFNYDVEPLPGKFPLPGIGPFSLLEETKMNHWGKMLFRWMYWNLLLKGAELPIEAQMNMAGKRK
- a CDS encoding DUF1641 domain-containing protein; translation: MNDSIDEKLEAIDQKLAVLTEQLAIQARRQREMQELKDDLNRIVTDMFQSTVVELEEVSSTFDITDLLYLLKRLLRNVKNLSKMLEQVESMSDLSRDLVPIGNQAYLNVLAKLDELDRKGYFEFFGESLKIVDNVVTSFTTEDVRLLSENIVQILNTVKNLTQPDVLVALNNAVYVYKSLEIDVQKKVSYWDLWREAKKPEMRRGLAFTIQFLKNLVAVNSKNSQR